One Ricinus communis isolate WT05 ecotype wild-type chromosome 1, ASM1957865v1, whole genome shotgun sequence DNA window includes the following coding sequences:
- the LOC125369758 gene encoding agamous-like MADS-box protein AGL75, giving the protein MGLSDPMKGSRRTSFMNKILNGDRPTQAASFLKRNPTLKKKAFELQTLCDVSVSIVSFGPDGGLETWPDNEAQIRAAIMSYKELKPKDKRESNLFKFLETKKAKLVKKKKQLMKRKLDVAIQGLSKHVDGLSGQSLMDFVNLFEGKLKGFQEKLKSLESAAATQDDTLQATICPDAINPLLSSADCPVNSLVKFDIHQNNNQGPKDGTSASLPRKCHNYPTTLGSFETGSFNQPRNDCYKNLENCSGGNNFLYNSSTFGRAEVNYGNNAALFDQFNSNNFFVGSSSSNSSFGIIEANDGEANAQENLGMVGENDIFWWDGNMVQY; this is encoded by the coding sequence ATGGGTTTATCAGACCCAATGAAAGGGTCCCGAAGGACCAGTTTTATGAACAAGATTCTGAATGGGGACAGGCCAACTCAAGCAGCAAGTTTCCTGAAGAGAAACCCAACTCTTAAAAAGAAAGCTTTCGAGCTTCAGACATTGTGTGATGTCTCTGTTTCCATCGTCAGTTTTGGTCCTGACGGTGGTTTAGAGACATGGCCTGACAATGAAGCACAGATTAGAGCTGCAATCATGTCTTATAAAGAACTTAAACCGAAAGATAAACGGGAAAGCAACCTGTTCAAGTTCTTGGAGACCAAGAAAGCAAAActtgtcaaaaagaaaaaacaattgaTGAAAAGGAAGCTTGACGTAGCCATTCAGGGATTGTCAAAACATGTGGATGGGTTATCTGGGCAGAGTTTAATGGACTTTGTGAATCTATTTGAGGGCAAGTTAAAGGGTTTTCAGGAGAAACTAAAATCTCTTGAATCTGCAGCAGCAACTCAAGATGATACCCTTCAAGCTACCATATGTCCTGATGCAATAAACCCATTACTCTCCTCTGCTGATTGCCCTGTCAATTCACTTGTCAAGTTTGATATTCACCAAAATAACAATCAAGGGCCAAAAGATGGTACCTCTGCATCTCTGCCAAGGAAATGTCACAACTATCCCACAACCTTAGGTAGCTTCGAGACTGGTAGTTTCAACCAACCCCGAAACGACTGCTATAAGAACTTGGAAAATTGCAGCGGTGGCAACAATTTCTTGTACAACAGTAGTACGTTTGGGAGAGCAGAGGTCAATTATGGTAACAATGCAGCGTTGTTTGATCAGTTCAACAGCAATAATTTCTTTGTtggcagcagcagcagcaactcTTCTTTTGGGATTATAGAGGCAAATGATGGAGAAGCTAATGCACAGGAAAATCTTGGCATGGTGGGAGAGAATGACATATTCTGGTGGGATGGTAATATGGTTCAATATTGA
- the LOC8260461 gene encoding peroxisome biogenesis protein 5, translating into MSMRELVSGGAACAVPGSSSSSNPLGALANNLLGSSSKTQERLKEIPTSTATSSENHFYQDVQDPLRALPGAEFEQKSFPHPGAQGSEFFRGFRSADQHGLADAWDEIQRSHGPPPPQANIPQLDNIYNRGPQLQPTLDGPPQRILSSFLHSFVESSRGGIPFRPTQLPMLGLSEGDKQCIRDRSSIMARHFFADKSEDFINAQVNALLSSLEIDGDVRAKGPMPGRFRELEDYWNESQGSLRPGPHAADGWITEFSQQRLDHGNPDAWAHAFERQHGANGWAFEFDQEQQLLSVDQMRGANISNLAAMEQTRMLAHTLAQNNDPKFQNSKFLQFVSKMSRGELIIDDNQVKPATLSAPGDWATEYQQQYTGGTSWADEYVQDQVPHGPEQWGNEFAAERGQNGSVDDQWVNEFSKLHVNDWVEEFGQQVEEGALGDSSVDNWANAYDEYMNEQVAAKQQSDASRGVYVFSDMNPYVGHPNPLKQGQDLFHKGLLSEAVLALEAEVLKNPDNAEGWRLLGIANAENDDDQQAIAAMMRAQEADPANLEVLLALGVSHTNELEQAAALKYLYGWLRNHPKYGSLASPELADSLYYADVARLFNDASQMSPEDADVHIVLGVLYNLSREYDKAIASFQTALKLKPQDYSLWNKLGATQANSVQSADAIYAYQQALDLKPNYVRAWANMGISYANQGMYEDSIRYYVRALAMNPKADNAWQYLRISLSCASRNDMLEACDSRNIDLLQKEFPL; encoded by the exons ATGTCGATGCGAGAGCTAGTTTCAGGAGGAGCAGCATGTGCGGTTCctggttcttcttcttcttccaatCCTCTTGGTGCTCTTGCCAATAATCTCCTTGGCTCATCTTCTAAAACCCAG gaaaggctaaaggaaatTCCAACATCAACAGCTACTAGTTCCGAGAATCATTTTTACCAGGATGTTCAGGATCCCTTGAGAGCACTTCCAGGTGCTGAGTTCGAACAAAAATCATTTCCTCACCCTGGCGCTCAG GGTTCGGAATTTTTTCGTGGGTTTCGCTCTGCTGATCAGCATGGACTTGCTGATGCTTGGGACGAGATACAGCGGTCTCATGGTCCTCCTCCACCTCAGGCTAATATTCCTCAATtggataatatatataatcgTGGACCTCAGCTTCAACCAACTTTGGATG GACCACCCCAAAGAATATTGTCAAGCTTCTTGCACTCATTTGTTGAAAGTAGCCGTGGTGGAATTCCTTTTCGTCCTACTCAACTGCCAATGTTAGGATTATCTGAAGGTGATAAACAATGTATACGTGATCGTAGCAGCATAATGGCCCGGCATTTTTTTGCTGATAAGAGTGAAGATTTTATTAACGCACAG GTGAATGCACTATTATCTTCATTAGAAATTGATGGTGATGTTCGGGCCAAGGGGCCTATGCCTGGGAGATTTAGGGAGCTGGAGGATTATTGGAATGAGTCTCAAGGTAGTTTGAGACCTGGTCCCCATGCTGCGGATGGATGGATTACAGAATTTAGCCAGCAGAGATTAGACCATGGTAATCCTGATGCTTGGGCTCATGCATTTGAACGACAGCATGGTGCTAATGGTTGGGCCTTCGAATTTGACCAG GAACAACAGTTGTTATCAGTGGATCAAATGAGAGGTGCGAATATCTCAAACTTGGCTGCAATGGAGCAGACTCGTATGCTCGCGCACACTCTAGCTCAAAATAATGACCCAAAATTTCAG AATTCAAAGTTTCTTCAATTTGTTTCAAAGATGAGTCGTGGTGAACTTATTATTGATGATAATCAAGTCAAGCCAGCTACATTGTCTGCACCTGGTGACTGGGCAACTGAATATCAACAACAGTACACTGGGGGTACTTCATGGGCTGATGAATATGTGCAAGATCAG gtTCCGCATGGCCCTGAGCAATGGGGAAATGAGTTTGCTGCTGAAAGAGGGCAAAATGGCTCTGTTGATGATCAGTGGGTAAATGAATTCTCAAAGTTGCATGTTAATGACTGGGTAGAAGAATTTGGGCAACAGGTTGAGGAAGGAGCATTAGGGGACAGTTCAGTGGATAACTGGGCAAATGCATATGACGA GTACATGAATGAACAAGTAGCTGCTAAGCAGCAGTCAGATGCTTCAAGGGGAGTCTATGTGTTTTCTGATATGAATCCTTATGTTGGTCACCCCAATCCTTTAAAACAAGGCCAGGATCTATTCCATAAAGGGCTTCTAAGTGAAGCAGTGCTTGCTTTAGAGGCTGAAGTCTTGAAAAATCCCGATAATGCTGAAGGTTGGAGGTTACTTGGAATAGCAAATGCAGAGAATGACGATGATCAACAG GCTATTGCAGCAATGATGCGTGCGCAGGAGGCTGATCCTGCAAATCTTGAAGTGCTTCTTGCTCTTGGTGTGAGTCATACAAATG AATTGGAGCAGGCAGCTGCCTTGAAATACTTATATGGATGGCTTCGTAATCACCCGAAATATGGATCACTTGCCTCTCCAGAGCTTGCTGATTCGTTGTATTATGCTGAT GTTGCTAGATTATTCAATGATGCTTCTCAGATGTCACCTGAGGATGCTGACGTGCACATCGTACTTGGCGTGCTATATAATTTATCCAGGGAATATGACAAAGCCATTGCTTCCTTTCAAACAGCTTTGAAACTTAAGCCACAGGATTACTCCCTCTGGAACAAGCTTGGTGCAACCCAGGCAAACAGTGTTCAGAGTGCTGATGCAATATATGCCTACCAGCAG GCACTTGATTTGAAGCCTAATTATGTTCGTGCATGGGCAAACATGGGAATCAGTTATGCCAATCAG GGTATGTACGAGGACTCCATCCGCTATTATGTCCGGGCACTTGCTATGAACCCTAAGGCAGATAATGCCTGGCAATATTTGAGGATTTCACTAAG CTGTGCTTCTAGGAATGACATGCTAGAGGCTTGTGATTCACGCAATATTGATCTTCTGCAGAAAGAGTTTCCACTGTAA